Part of the Puniceicoccus vermicola genome, GGGATATCCGGAACACGGACGATCCATGGCTGGCTGAAAGAGTTTGGAAAGAACTCAATGTTGCCCAAGGTAGTTCGTGTGGAAACGCCAGAAGAACAGATAGAACTCAAGCGCCTGCGCGAGCGTGTAAAGCAATTGGAGAAGGCCGTGGCCGATCAGTTTATTGCGAGTGAAGTGGAGAAGTCATTCCTGGAGATAGCCTGCGAACGTGCCGGGTATGATGACGTGGAAGAGTTCAAAAAAAA contains:
- a CDS encoding transposase: MKTKSAIRYSESFKLRVVRELEDGRFETITQARRHYGISGTRTIHGWLKEFGKNSMLPKVVRVETPEEQIELKRLRERVKQLEKAVADQFIASEVEKSFLEIACERAGYDDVEEFKK